From a region of the Pieris rapae chromosome 22, ilPieRapa1.1, whole genome shotgun sequence genome:
- the LOC110992550 gene encoding cytochrome P450 4g15, with translation MSYAAAETVAQASTWGASSLFYVLLVPAVVLWYAYWRMSRRHLYELADKIAGPKGLPLIGNALEFTGGSDDIFKRMIKRSEEFSDSIIKVWIGPRLLVFLYDPSDVELILSSHVHIDKADEYKFFKPWLGDGLLISTGQKWRSHRKLIAPTFHLNVLKSFIDLFNANSRAVVDKLKRETGEFDCHDYMSECTVEILLETAMGVSKSTQDRSGFEYAMAVMKMCDILHLRHTKIWLRPDLLFNFTQYAKLQNNLLDIIHGLTKKVIKRKKEEFKSGKKLASFENEVAEPSEPVKHTQTTSVEGLSFGQSSGLKDDLDVDDDAAVGQKKRLAFLDLLLESAQGGVVISDEEIKEQVDTIMFEGHDTTAAGSSFFLSAMGIHQDIQDKVVEELDNIFGDSDRPATFQDTLEMKYLERCLMETLRMFPPVPIIARQLKQDVTMPSSGKVVPAGTTVIVATYKLHRRADIYPNPDKFDPDNFLPERSANRHYYAFVPFSAGPRSCVGRKYAMLKLKIILSTILRNFRVHSDLKESDFKLQADIILKRAEGFKVRLTPRKRMTKAC, from the exons ATGAGCTACGCTGCTGCTGAGACGGTGGCTCAGGCCAGCACTTGGGGTGCTTCAAGCCTCTTCTATGTGCTTCTGGTGCCAGCTGTTGTCCTCTGGTACGCCTACTGGCGTATGTCCAGACGGCATCTCTATGAATTAGCGGACAAAATTGCGGGGCCAAAAGGCTTACCTTTGATTGGAAATGCCCTGGAATTTACTGGTGGATCTGACG ACATTTTCAAACGAATGATAAAACGCAGTGAGGAGTTCTCCGACAGTATCATTAAAGTATGGATTGGGCCACGTCTTTTGGTCTTCTTGTACGACCCAAGTGATGTCGAGCTGATCTTGAGCAGCCACGTTCACATTGACAAGGCAGATGAATACAAATTCTTCAAACCCTGGCTTGGAGATGGTCTACTTATCAGTACTG GTCAAAAATGGCGTTCTCACAGGAAACTCATCGCTCCCACCTTCCATTTGAACGTTTTGAAGAGTTTTATCGATCTATTCAACGCTAACTCCAGAGCCGTCGTTGACAAACTTAAGAGAGAAACTGGAGAATTTGACTGTCATGACTACATGAGTGAATGCACCGTCGAAATTTTACTTG AAACCGCTATGGGTGTAAGTAAAAGCACACAGGACCGAAGTGGATTCGAATACGCCATGGCCGTTATGAAAATGTGTGATATACTCCATTTGAGACATACCAAGATTTGGCTGAGACCCGATCtcttatttaactttactCAATACGCCAAATTGCAGAACAACCTTCTTGACATCATCCATGGATTGACCAAAAAG GTTATCAAGAGGAAGAAGGAAGAGTTCAAATCAGGCAAGAAATTAGCTTCTTTCGAGAACGAGGTTGCTGAGCCTTCGGAGCCCGTCAAACATACCCAAACCACATCAGTCGAAGGTCTTTCCTTCGGTCAGTCCAGTGGACTGAAAGATGATTTGGATGTTGACGACGATGCCGCTGTTGGACAAAAGAAACGTCTTGCTTTCCTCGATCTTCTTTTGGAAAGTGCTCAGGGCGGAGTTGTTATTTCTGACGAGGAAATCAAAGAACAAGTCGATACTATTATGTTTgag GGTCATGACACAACCGCCGCTGGTAGCAGTTTCTTCCTATCAGCAATGGGTATCCATCAAGATATCCAAGACAAAGTTGTTGAAGAACTGGACAATATTTTCGGAGACTCTGACCGTCCAGCCACCTTCCAGGATACATTGGAGATGAAATATTTGGAACGTTGCTTGATGGAAACCCTTCGTATGTTCCCACCTGTACCCATCATTGCTCGGCAACTGAAACAAGATGTCACTATGC CATCCAGTGGCAAGGTGGTGCCAGCTGGAACTACCGTCATTGTAGCTACTTACAAGCTTCACCGCCGTGCAGACATCTACCCCAACCCAGACAAATTCGACCCTGACAACTTCTTGCCTGAACGTTCTGCTAACCGTCACTACTACGCTTTCGTACCTTTCTCTGCTGGACCCAGGAGTTGTGTTG GCCGCAAGTACGCCATGTTGAAGTTGAAGATCATTCTGTCGACAATTTTGAGGAACTTCCGCGTTCACTCCGACCTCAAAGAGTCTGACTTCAAACTGCAGGCTGATATCATCTTAAAACGAGCTGAAGGCTTCAAGGTACGACTGACGCCCCGCAAGCGAATGACCAAAGCTTGTTAG